From the Hordeum vulgare subsp. vulgare chromosome 1H, MorexV3_pseudomolecules_assembly, whole genome shotgun sequence genome, the window AtttatgaaaatttctaccactgTATCATAAAAATATACCGGGTGGCAACACGCATCGTGACGAATTAGTAAGCTTTAAAGGATCCTTTTCGTTTTGGAATGAGCGATGGCCTACACGGGTTAACTAGAGCGACATACAAAGATATGGATATAAGGTAACATGCGCGGGATGCGGTAGGTCATTGCATGCATGTGAATTTGAAGTGCGTGTCGACGCGCGGGATCTGGTAGGCGATGGGTAAAATCATCCAAAAATTCCTCGTTTAACCCCCTTTGGCATGTGTTCCTAACAAATTACGCGACATGAAATGAAATTTTCAGAAGGGGGGAGTCAGAGGATAAACTTTTTTTATCGATCTTAGTAACAGGTTTCTGTACATCCTGAGATGGCTCTATTCTATTCCATTTTGACAGCTAAAAGAAAGAAACTATCTCAATTGAGTTGCATATCGGTTGATATTTTAGCTTTTCAAGGACTGTTTTGTGAAACGGAAAATAGTAAGAGTAGATGGGGCACcctaagaaaagaaaaagagtagGTGGGGCGGCAGACAGATAGTCTGAAATTTCCCCTCAGTCCTACTCGTCCTCTCCCGACTCCAAACCCTAGCACCCAATTCGGCGGCCGCAGGCACAACACAAGCGACGATGGCGGCGGTGCTTGTGCGGGAGCTTGGCGAGATGGAGGAGCTCGTGGAGGAGATCCTCATCCGCCTCCCTAAGGACGAGCCTGGTAATCTTCTCCGCTCCTCCCTCGTCTGCAAGCCATGGCGCGGCCTCCTCGCCGGCGACGGCTTCCGTCGCCGCTACGGCGACTTCCACCAAACACCTCCCATGCTTGGCTTCTTCCAAAACTGGCCGGAACCCTGCGCCGAATTATGGCCTACCACGGATTTCCTCGCGCGTGACCTCGACCCCCAGCACCACTATTCCGTGGAAGATTGTCGCCACGGCCGGGTCCTCCTTCGGTACTTGGATGAGGATGCGAATATGGCAAGGCTGGTCGTCTGGGACCCCATCACGGGCAGACAAACGGTGTTTGGCAGCCTCGAAAACGAAATGTCGGCAACGGGAAGCTGGTCTGCCTCGGTGCTCTGTGCTGCGGACAACTGCCGCCACGGTGACTGCCAATCGGGTCCAGTCcgcgttgttttcgtcatccttCACCAGGAAGAGCAGGTTGCTACGGCGTCCGTCTACTCATCGGAGACGGCTAGTTGGAGCTCTCCGGCCGTCACCGACATTGGTATGTTTGAGGATGAAGATGAAATCTGTTTCTGCACGCCTAGTGTACTCGCAGGAGACGCGCTCTATTTCCTCCTGTTCCGGGACCAGGATGTTGAAGATTGCAGTATTCTCGAATACAACTTTGGAACCTCTTGTCTGTCAGAGATTCATCATCCGGAAGAGATGGAGGATGCCAGCAACAGTCCTATCCTCATGGTGGGGGAAGACGGCAGGCTGGGGATTGCACACCTCTTCTTTTTCTGCCTCTCCATCTGGTGGAGGGAGGTGGATCCCGATGGAGGTGTGTCCTGGACACAACCGAGAGACATCGACCTCCAGACTATTCTTCCCGCTAGTGATTTCACAGTATCACCAGAGTTGGTTGGCTCCGTCGAGGGTACTGACATCATTTTTGTAACCACAAGTCTCGGCACCTACGAAATTGATCTCAAGTCACTAAGCTTGAAGATGCTCTCAAGCAAGCTGGATCAACATCCACATGTCAGATGGACCCTCTTTCCCTACGTCAGCTTCTACCATCCTCCAGGTATGTACCTTAATTAACATCTTTTTTTATATATAGTTGTGATTTGGGAATAGATGTTAATTACTTGTAATATATTTCAGTCGCAGGTGGCACAAATAAAAATAGTGAATGTGTAATCAGCAGACACTATGATGCTTTCTCAGCATACTGACTGCTTGTTCTTCCATGATTGTTTCTTTCTTCAGCGGCGGCTGGTGGTGTTCTGGCTGAAGCATCAAGTGATGAAGAACCTGGGCATGGCAATGAGGAAGCAGAAGTCTCAAGCATTGAAGAAGTTTAGATTGAAGAGTTGGCGTCTGGAATTGTGGCtgaagcatcaagtgaagcttgacaTAGCAACGAGGAAGCAAAAGTCTCAAGCATTGAAATTCAGTTTGCTGTTTTGGTGCTTGTCTTTCGTTGGTTTTCAAAGTTAATTAGATGGGATACTGGTGTGAGTTTGATGGGTGATGCTAGACTTGTGTTATCATGTCTTGTTAATTCTCTATTTTTGTTAGCCATGCTATGGATGTTTTTGTTGTTCAATGTTCAAACCCTGATTCCATTTAAGCTGGGGAAAGTTGTCTTTTATGTAAAACAAATTGGCTGAAAGTTTTATGCATAATTATACATTTCTCTCCACACAAAGTAGCATATTTAAAATTTTAAATAGTGCTAGCAGCTGCATACTCTTGTGAATGGATCACACAGTAATGTTCTCCCTTTGTAtcaaaataattgtagttggagaaaactagactagttctctccaaatacaattatttaggaacggaggaagtactaatGAGCCTCCGAGCTATGATACCATTACAACTGATAGCCAACTTGTCTACTGATGTCGATGTCTTTCCAGCGCAATTTAATCAATAACGGAGTAGGCTGCTTCGTGAACACGATGAATATATACTAGTATGTTCAATGGTTTAAGTTTAAGCTGTTGTTGATTGATCACTTTTTTTGCCCTCTTATTTGTTTTGCATAAAGGATATATGTGTCGAAGAGAAATTCGGTCTTTTAGAGCGAGAAAGTTTGCTACCCTGAAATGCTGTAGACAATATATATGAACAAAATATATGTAATCATCATGGAAGCATAAAGAATGCCTCTACTGAATACCCATTCGTTCTTGCAGGAGTATCTTGCATGGGCTTCTGCGGAACCTATATTACCTTCTTACATCTTATGTGAAAAGCAGACGTAGAAGGGACCATGTTCAAAAACCTCAATCTGGCAAGAACAGATGCCGCCATTTCTTACTTTGTTTTATAAATTACCCCCTCTATAAATCTGATAAGACCAGATCCTATTCGGTTAACTCCCATATCCTATGTTCTCTTAGTTTAAGGGCTACTGAAGCTTGTTTGCATGTTGTGACTTACGGTACGCCTGTTCCTCTCCTAGCTTCTTGGCTCAGTCTAGTGGTTCTCCACTATTGCTGGTGTGCCCTATTTATACTATTGGTCAATGTTTAGATGGATGATACATCTGTTGTTGACTCAAATTTTGCACAAATGAGTAGGACTACCAGGCGGAAGGAATGGCGCCATGCCGCACCCATGTATGAGTCTATTGTTGGCTAAATTGCAACTTAATTTGTTGGTTCCTCGTGTGTATTTGTTGTTATTCAGTTTTACCAAGTAGTGTGAGAAGATTACAAACTGTCGAAAAAAGTACAAATTGCTAGGTCGATTACATTATTTACTCGGATGTTAACTCGGAGGTAAATTGCTAGCACGGCATATATAAGCTAATAAAAAATACATGTTTATTTAGTTAGAGCTACAAACAGAcaatagaagcaaaactattagCCGCATTTATTTGTGTGTTCAGTTTGTAGGAGGTGTAATATGTAGATTGAAATCTTCAACTTTCTCAAATAGTAGCCTAAGTGTGCACATAGATGAATATCCTCATCTCATACTTGTACTTAATATTAAAAATTGATAAACATCGAACAGAAGCAAAACCATTAGCCTGATATATCTGAGTCTTCACTTTGTAGAAGGTGTGAGCTCATATGTAGACTGAAATCCTCAACTTACTCAAATAGTATCCTAAATGTGCACATAAATGAATAACCACGCCTCATACTCGTACTTGATCTTAGAAAGAGATAAACATGAGATGGCCATAAAAATAGGTGTTcacaaaatataatttttttagttCTTTATATCTTGAGCAAAATCTGCTATTACCAATCAAACACACAAATGCAGATCTTTTGAATAGATCGAAGCATTAATCAAATATAATTACCACACAATCTTCTAATACCGCAAGCACTATTAAGAAAGTTTGCTCATGGACATTCATTGGTGCAATATTTGATAACCATTTTCGATGATAAAACTATTATGTTAGCCAAGCAACCTTTGTATGCTAACTATAAACTATCAGTACTCAGTCCACAAGTGATAAGCATCAAATTCGACATGTGTGCATGCCTTCTTCCTTGCAAAAGCATTGTATTTAAATGTATGTCCTACAAAATTTGAAAAATTGCAGTCTCTGAAACTGACCAAACAATACTTTCACAAAACACATAGGAAGTAGAGTCACATGTCACAGCGAGAAAGAAAATTGCATTTGGTCGAATAGGCGGGAAGAGGTTACCGGAGTTGAAATCGGGGTCGTGATCGCCACGATGTAGCGGAGGCGGTCCGCAAGGTGGAAGTGGTCGAGGCAAGGCGCTGCGGTTGGGGGTCTAGGAGACGACCGAGGTAATTAGGTTGGCGAATGTAGTGGAGGCGGTCGGCAAGGTGGAAACGGTCGAGGCAAGGCGTTGCAACCGGGGAGTCTCGGAGATGACCGAGGTAATTAAGGTTGACGAGGTAGGCAAAATCGGCGACGGTCGACGGAGTTGTGCGGGTAGTGAAGAACGGCGTGGTTGCTGAGTTTGTGCTGTTGAATCCCGTGGATAGGGGAGATGCATTGACACGAGAGCGTGATGGTGAGAACGGATGTGAGGATGCCATGATGCTATGTAGCCCATCCTGGAAATCCACGTTGGCGGCCGTAGGCTCCCGCGGTGGAGTGGGCAAAGTCGGGGCATGCGGTGTTTTGCAGCCATGGAAAGAGGCGGGCGTCGTTCGGCAACCAATGGGGATTCGATGTGTTTGATACATAGGAAGGGTGGTCCTCACcgagagaaggaagaagagaagaagacactATTACACCAGATCGGTGCGTGAGGATGAAGCGATAGGGTGGGACCTGTGCAGTTCTGGAGTCCATGAGAAACATCTTGTCTAGTATAAACCAATTTGAAAAAATTAGTGCGTTATTGCAAAATAATGCCATCTCTAAAATACGTGATTGCAAAACATTACACATTGATTTATTTAGTGAGGCACTGCTCAGAAAGCTATAAGAACGTATTTTCAGTGGTCTGAAAACACTACAAAATCAGGAATAAACTGGGTGAAAAATACCAAACCAAAGGAAAAGGTAGACACACATGTCACTAATGTACACTGATTTATTTAGCGAGGCAATACTCTACATATTATAGCATGCTATTTTGTAAAGATCTAAATGCACTACAAAACTGCAAAGTGGACTACGTTAAAAATCCAAAATTAAATTAGAGAAAAAGTGGACAGATGTGTCGCTCATAGAATAGCTCATTGCTAGCAATCGAAATGCACCAAGCGACTTCTAGACTTTTTAATGGTTTCAACGTTAATTTTAGGGGTCTAATTATTTTTCACGAAAGTTGAGGAAAAATGATCAACATGTGCCAGTTGGAGGAGTAAGGACCCAAAGCACTTGAAACGCACCTGGTGGCTCCTAGCTTAGTAGCTTTTGATTGGGTGGGACTGCACAGTTTTCGAAGTCCATAAGAAACATCTAGTCTAGTATAAACCAATTTGCAAAACATTACACATTAATTTATTCACTGTGGCACTGCTTAGAAAGCTATATGATGCTTTTTCAGTGGTCTAAACACACTACAAAATTAGGGATAAACTGTGAAAAAATCAGAACCAGAGAAAAAGCTGGGCACATGTGTTGCAAATGTACACTGATTTATTTAGCAAGGCAATACCTTACACATTATAGTGTGCTATTTTTAATGATATAAAAGCACTACAAAACTGAAAGTGAACTACGTTAAAAAATATCCTAAATTAAATTAATTAGATAAAAAGTAGACACATGTGTCGCTCATAGAATAGCTCACGTAGCAATCAAACGCACCAAGCGACTTCTAGATTTTTTAATGATGTCAATGTTAATTTTTAGGGAGTAATTATAAAAGTAGAAAAATGGTCAACACGTATTAGTAGGAGGAGTAAGGACCGAAAGTACTTGAAACGCACATGGTGTGTGTGCGTGTTGCCTGTtgcgtgtgtgcgtgtgtgtgtgggggAGGGGGTTGGCAGCATGGGATTTAATCTACATATTTTTGCTAGAATTACACATGACATTCTCTCATTCATGTTTATCGTTCTAAACAACTCGATTGATGACCTCTTAAGGTGAGGTACACATACGCACCCCTTCGGCTGGTATGGGGTTGATGACTTGGTCTTGTCCTTGTTAGGTTTATTTCACTATGTGAAATGCTTGCCTATTGGCAAACTCATGCCTTTGGTTGGTACTACGTAAGCTTATCCTCTTGAGGATTTTCTTGAATAGGACATTTCTTAACATATATATGTGGCTCAGATCATTAGCATATTGGAAAAAGTTTGCTGGAATTAATTTAATCTAAAGGCTTAATCAATACTTAATTTAACGATGGGCTTTGACTTACGAGGTTTAACCtaagggaggagggagggagagagcagAGTAGTTACTTTCTTGATGCATGTGAGCTAACACCTCGCAAAGAAACATATTCTTACTGAGGGGCTGTGTCGCCGCAGCTCGGCGATGCTCCCCACACCGGCGCAACGGTGCTCAGCGTGACCCGTTGCATCTACGATGATGCTCCATTGCGGTGTCATGCCAGCGTGGCGGTGTTCCAATGCAGCACCAATGATGCGCCATTGAAGCACGAACTCATGCATGACGGGGCTCCAACACAGCACCGGCGAGCTCCAACGATGCTTCAATGGAGCGCGAACATGGCGGTGCTGCAACGCAGCACCGCGGCTGTCACAGCTCGGTAATGCTTCACTGGAGCTGCAGCGCGCAACAACGCGATGCAGTGAATGGCGGCTGCTGCGGCGAGGTGGGTTGGAGCACCATGGTTGTTGCGAACCCGATGGCGTGCTCTTCTCAGCAAAAAGCTTGCCGTCACCGCGTTCGTCGCTGCAGCGCTGCGGTGCCACTTTGCACGATAACACACCTTCGTGGATCCGGAGGGAGAGggcaggaagagagaagaaggcgCAACCATGGCATGAGGCGAGCGTCGAAGAAATAAATTGGGAAGGGAAATGCGAGGAAGAAAGAACGAGCTGAGGAGGCGTCTCACGCGAAAGAGATAAGGTTGAGTCGCATGGAGGAAAGATGTGGTCTACCCACGGTACGTGTCGCACGAGAAAGCGGCTTGCGAGGGAGAGAAATCATCCGGTTGATTTTAATACTTTTCCTTCTTACTAATATGTTCTACCAGATAAACATTTTTCGGTTTTGCAGTAGTAGGATAGCAATCCGTTTTTTTAGATAGAAAAAACACATGCAGGTATGACAATGTTTCACAAAACAAAAGCAACAGATTGATTCTTATTCCTCTTATGCATTTTATTTCATTTTAGTGTACATATTTTTGTTTTCAAATGTTTTCGGGCAAATCCTATTCGATATCTTATGTGTTGTTAGTTTACAACCATTATTTGATCTATGTTCTAGCTATTAGCTCCTTCAGAACCTTGCATAGTGATAGTGTTATCAGGTTTTGCCCCATACAAATGAGCTGATTATGGGCATGTTGCAGCAAATGTGATATTGGGATCCTAGTAACTAGAAGGAAAGCCGCGAATTGCTGCGCAGTTGTACCTTACCATTGTTGAAACAA encodes:
- the LOC123414397 gene encoding uncharacterized protein LOC123414397 translates to MAAVLVRELGEMEELVEEILIRLPKDEPGNLLRSSLVCKPWRGLLAGDGFRRRYGDFHQTPPMLGFFQNWPEPCAELWPTTDFLARDLDPQHHYSVEDCRHGRVLLRYLDEDANMARLVVWDPITGRQTVFGSLENEMSATGSWSASVLCAADNCRHGDCQSGPVRVVFVILHQEEQVATASVYSSETASWSSPAVTDIGMFEDEDEICFCTPSVLAGDALYFLLFRDQDVEDCSILEYNFGTSCLSEIHHPEEMEDASNSPILMVGEDGRLGIAHLFFFCLSIWWREVDPDGGVSWTQPRDIDLQTILPASDFTVSPELVGSVEGTDIIFVTTSLGTYEIDLKSLSLKMLSSKLDQHPHVRWTLFPYVSFYHPPAAAGGVLAEASSDEEPGHGNEEAEVSSIEEV